One part of the Bacteroidota bacterium genome encodes these proteins:
- a CDS encoding SBBP repeat-containing protein — MFPRNYIPEGAYVKAMDQAKRLESPFSFYKTAVSGWQPIGPRSAIRNLSTDPAKTDTISGRMETVAIDPDNPQTVYIGAANGGVWKTTNGGTTWIAKTDTQKSLSSGALALDPCDYKTVYCGTGEAAYSADSYYGAGLLKSTDGGETWTRFTSVLPTNSYFSRIIAGSSRDTNPPVITWNDTYKGIGTDGGNAPVGISVDDSGNVIVAGTMYNGSSHGYDFMVVKYDSCGDKRWVRYFDGQGKDDFASAMVVSKFGDIYVTGKSWRAGNTCRDWLTVRCGPNGDSLGARRFSGTKCGGSATYPAGIALNRNGSVYVVGATEDTGHVDQQMSLVKYSYDLSTPDPLFRSYTDMHSLGPSPSATNAIVIDTTSSLTDNIFVANMDVDTNRQPHPTAYKIQRIDEGTFLPLWSKYYSDPTDTNTFTFSQPLDITTDTAGNVFVTGVVPFLVNPGDHNDHYGIATLSYTANGTQRWVARHNVPGDSSFGKVIRVSRTGAYVAGFTPGTGRFDASLIKYNLNTNDSIWRRTYNGPGNGNDNSTAMTLDDSGNVYVTGFSFGGATNFDYFTIKYKPNGDTAWVRRFDSNIGLARDVASAIAVKKGDVYVTGDAQSQYSTIRYGSRSRYVLAALGRSSHASDGSGGIYRSTNGGQSWTQSVSGRCDDIVASPTGDTIYAVGNGSNYQISYDGGKHFALGVGLTIRTRNQIAICKQAPAILYEAGYSDGTNTIGLYKSTDAGLTFTNISAGLSTINSNTENTKQGFYDFYLYVKPDNPNYVYIGLIDLWRSTDGGASFVNLTNAYGNGTVHPDQHNFAFNPANPNQIYIVNDGGVWYSPDAGNTWSTRNSPTFLSVTQFYSIGSPNVSSRQILGGAQDNGVLRTSNWGQTWGAPSGFNGGDGGITCFHPLNPRQFVTETQFDHIIYSKDGGANVTYGLAADESNSAFIAPIVANAGSAGVFYTGRRQVYKSTDAGVSWNQLSPSMASGNVIRVLAQSKPNSAIMYASTGADFYRSLSGGTSWSQLAVPWTFYVTSIRPHPDSAGVVFVTLSGFIGSDVVSGHVYRSSDTGTTWRLIDGTNLPNAPVNDMYVQPGSGGPYIVASDAGVFITTNGGGAWSALGSVLPHSPAISLDRNITALRVGTYGRGVWQLDGVFPAAPAPVAASPPNGATGWSPTGPFGWTPSGHLSRGVKRISSVSPVYNVALAADSLFDSTVYYQGGIADTFLAVPPGVLAYGTTYYWKVSTTDSTGDGEWSQPWSFTTIDSATGGPTWRLVSLPRKVADPRTRTLFPNSISRAFSYAGSYQVEDTLTPGKGYWVKFSDLNFPTIQGTTVSTETVSVVQRWNMIGSVSVAVPVDSLTSDPPGMVTSRFYGYVPGAGYDPGVTSIQPGQGYWVRVNQDGKIVISSGGSVAAEKIHIDPTITELPPPPPGLDAVSLGKGIPREFALMQSYPNPFNPSATIRYQLPAASRVTLRIYNALGQEIATLIDGTKEAGYYSETWNAGRVTSGIYFYRLHASGVADPGRTFMNVKKMALIK, encoded by the coding sequence ATGTTTCCGCGGAACTATATCCCCGAAGGGGCCTACGTTAAGGCGATGGACCAAGCGAAGCGGCTGGAGAGTCCCTTCAGCTTTTACAAAACCGCTGTCTCCGGCTGGCAGCCGATAGGCCCGAGGTCGGCGATCAGGAACCTGAGCACAGATCCCGCAAAGACCGACACGATCTCCGGGCGGATGGAAACAGTCGCGATTGATCCGGACAATCCTCAGACGGTCTACATCGGAGCGGCAAACGGCGGGGTGTGGAAAACCACCAACGGCGGAACCACCTGGATCGCGAAGACGGATACACAGAAGTCTCTCTCCTCAGGCGCCCTGGCCCTCGATCCTTGTGATTACAAGACCGTTTACTGCGGTACGGGTGAAGCTGCGTACTCGGCCGATTCATACTATGGTGCGGGTCTCCTGAAATCGACCGATGGAGGGGAGACCTGGACAAGGTTTACCTCCGTCCTTCCCACGAATTCCTACTTCTCAAGGATCATTGCGGGAAGCTCCAGGGATACGAACCCACCTGTGATCACCTGGAACGACACCTATAAGGGGATCGGCACCGACGGCGGGAATGCGCCGGTCGGGATATCGGTCGACGACTCCGGAAATGTGATCGTGGCGGGCACAATGTATAATGGAAGCTCTCACGGATATGACTTCATGGTTGTGAAATACGATTCGTGCGGGGACAAACGGTGGGTCCGGTATTTTGACGGACAAGGGAAGGATGATTTCGCCTCCGCGATGGTAGTGAGCAAGTTCGGAGACATCTACGTTACCGGAAAGAGCTGGCGGGCTGGGAACACCTGCCGCGATTGGCTCACGGTCCGGTGCGGACCGAACGGGGATTCCCTCGGAGCGAGGCGGTTCAGCGGAACGAAATGCGGAGGCAGTGCCACCTATCCTGCAGGCATCGCCCTCAATAGAAACGGAAGTGTGTACGTGGTGGGCGCGACGGAGGATACCGGGCACGTGGATCAGCAAATGTCTCTCGTGAAGTACAGTTATGATCTGTCCACGCCCGACCCTCTTTTCCGCTCCTACACCGACATGCACAGCCTCGGTCCCAGCCCAAGCGCCACCAACGCCATCGTCATCGATACGACGAGTTCCCTGACGGACAATATCTTCGTGGCGAATATGGATGTGGATACGAATCGCCAGCCCCATCCGACTGCGTACAAAATTCAGAGAATCGACGAGGGAACATTCCTTCCTCTCTGGAGCAAGTACTATTCTGATCCGACGGATACCAACACGTTCACATTCAGCCAGCCTCTCGATATAACGACCGATACCGCAGGGAATGTGTTCGTCACAGGCGTGGTTCCCTTCCTGGTCAATCCGGGCGATCATAACGACCACTACGGCATCGCAACGCTCTCCTACACCGCCAACGGGACGCAGCGGTGGGTCGCAAGACACAATGTTCCCGGCGACTCGAGTTTCGGAAAAGTGATCAGGGTGAGCCGCACCGGTGCCTATGTCGCGGGCTTCACCCCCGGAACGGGCCGGTTCGATGCCAGTCTGATCAAATACAATCTCAACACCAACGATTCCATCTGGCGAAGAACCTACAACGGTCCGGGAAACGGCAACGATAACTCCACGGCGATGACGCTCGACGATAGCGGCAATGTCTATGTGACCGGTTTCAGTTTCGGCGGAGCCACGAACTTCGACTACTTCACCATCAAGTACAAACCGAACGGGGACACCGCCTGGGTCCGGAGATTCGATTCGAATATCGGCCTCGCAAGAGATGTCGCATCCGCAATCGCCGTCAAGAAAGGGGATGTGTACGTGACAGGCGACGCTCAATCTCAGTACTCGACGATCAGGTACGGATCCCGCTCACGCTATGTCCTCGCGGCACTGGGGAGATCGTCGCATGCCAGCGACGGCTCCGGAGGAATCTACCGGAGCACCAACGGGGGGCAATCCTGGACGCAATCGGTTTCCGGAAGGTGCGATGACATCGTTGCTTCCCCCACGGGGGATACGATCTATGCGGTTGGAAACGGCTCGAATTACCAAATCTCCTACGACGGGGGCAAGCATTTTGCGCTTGGCGTGGGACTGACAATAAGGACGAGAAATCAGATTGCGATCTGCAAGCAGGCCCCCGCAATTCTCTATGAAGCAGGGTATTCGGACGGGACCAACACGATAGGGTTGTATAAATCGACCGACGCTGGGTTGACCTTCACGAATATCAGCGCCGGACTCTCGACAATTAATTCCAACACCGAAAATACGAAGCAGGGATTCTACGATTTCTATCTTTACGTCAAGCCCGATAATCCGAACTATGTGTATATTGGTTTGATCGACCTCTGGCGCTCGACAGACGGCGGCGCGAGTTTCGTAAATCTGACGAACGCCTACGGAAACGGAACGGTCCACCCCGACCAGCACAATTTTGCCTTCAACCCGGCGAACCCGAACCAGATCTACATTGTGAACGACGGGGGCGTCTGGTACTCGCCCGATGCGGGAAATACCTGGAGCACACGGAACAGCCCGACCTTCCTTTCTGTCACACAATTCTACTCGATCGGATCGCCCAACGTAAGCTCGAGGCAGATTCTTGGAGGGGCGCAGGATAACGGGGTGCTGCGGACTTCAAACTGGGGACAGACCTGGGGCGCCCCGTCGGGGTTCAACGGCGGCGACGGAGGTATCACCTGCTTTCATCCGTTGAATCCCCGGCAATTCGTCACGGAGACTCAGTTCGATCACATCATCTACTCAAAGGACGGCGGGGCGAACGTCACCTATGGTCTCGCCGCCGACGAATCGAACTCGGCGTTCATCGCCCCTATCGTCGCCAACGCGGGATCCGCGGGCGTCTTCTACACGGGCAGGAGACAGGTGTATAAGTCCACCGACGCCGGAGTCTCCTGGAATCAATTGTCGCCTTCCATGGCGTCCGGAAATGTGATCAGGGTGCTCGCGCAGAGCAAACCCAACTCGGCCATCATGTACGCGTCGACAGGGGCCGACTTCTACAGATCGCTGAGCGGGGGAACGAGCTGGTCGCAACTTGCAGTTCCGTGGACATTCTATGTCACGAGCATCCGTCCTCACCCCGATTCGGCGGGCGTGGTGTTTGTTACGCTTTCCGGATTCATCGGCAGCGATGTGGTCTCCGGGCATGTGTACCGATCGAGCGATACCGGTACCACATGGAGACTGATCGATGGGACGAATCTGCCCAACGCGCCGGTGAATGATATGTACGTCCAGCCCGGCTCCGGCGGGCCGTACATTGTCGCGAGCGATGCGGGTGTGTTCATCACCACAAACGGGGGAGGAGCGTGGTCGGCGCTTGGAAGCGTCCTGCCGCATTCTCCCGCCATCTCACTCGACAGGAATATTACCGCGCTTCGTGTGGGAACATACGGGAGGGGGGTCTGGCAGCTGGACGGGGTCTTCCCGGCGGCACCTGCGCCGGTGGCGGCTTCCCCGCCGAACGGTGCGACCGGCTGGTCGCCCACCGGACCGTTCGGGTGGACACCCTCGGGCCATCTCTCCCGGGGTGTGAAGCGCATATCCTCCGTTTCGCCCGTCTATAATGTCGCCCTCGCGGCCGATTCGCTGTTCGATTCAACTGTCTATTATCAGGGCGGGATCGCGGATACGTTTCTGGCAGTCCCTCCCGGAGTGCTTGCCTATGGCACCACCTACTATTGGAAGGTCAGCACCACCGATTCCACCGGCGACGGAGAGTGGTCGCAGCCATGGAGCTTCACTACCATCGACTCCGCCACGGGCGGACCGACGTGGCGGCTGGTTTCACTCCCGAGGAAGGTGGCAGATCCAAGGACCCGAACGCTCTTCCCCAACTCGATCTCGAGGGCATTCAGTTATGCCGGAAGTTACCAGGTTGAGGACACTCTCACCCCGGGGAAGGGATATTGGGTGAAATTCAGCGATCTGAACTTCCCCACGATCCAGGGGACCACAGTCTCGACTGAGACAGTCTCTGTGGTGCAACGGTGGAATATGATCGGCTCGGTCTCCGTTGCCGTCCCTGTAGATTCGCTGACAAGCGATCCGCCCGGCATGGTCACGTCAAGATTCTACGGCTATGTGCCCGGTGCCGGATACGATCCTGGTGTAACTTCCATACAGCCGGGGCAGGGGTATTGGGTGAGGGTCAACCAGGACGGGAAGATCGTGATCTCTTCAGGTGGATCAGTGGCAGCGGAGAAGATTCACATCGACCCCACGATCACAGAGCTTCCACCTCCGCCTCCGGGTCTGGACGCCGTGAGCCTCGGGAAAGGCATTCCCCGCGAGTTCGCACTCATGCAGTCCTATCCGAACCCGTTCAATCCGAGTGCCACGATCAGGTATCAGTTGCCGGCGGCGAGCAGGGTAACTCTCAGAATCTATAATGCCCTCGGGCAGGAAATCGCCACGCTGATCGACGGAACAAAGGAAGCCGGGTACTATTCGGAGACCTGGAACGCCGGGAGGGTGACGAGCGGGATCTACTTTTATCGCCTCCATGCTTCAGGCGTTGCCGATCCGGGACGGACATTCATGAATGTGAAGAAGATGGCGTTGATAAAATAG
- a CDS encoding T9SS type A sorting domain-containing protein yields MNSNYVACLTLVCLGLTSGVKSWCQQPFTLTTSSVGTSSGAASSSSFRSSYSVGIAAGGEVSSNTFWTSAGVGPIASLLACPVWWICGTAFYDANLNGVRDDGECAIPGRLITIMGPNDTLSLTTDATGGFCHSCITPGRYTVCQALPQSTGTCRWITTTPCRTRDVTQPWKPVFGTAYSCITGGRSIGYWSNKRGSDSITSDDLAELRALNLRNPNGSDFDPVSAGQYQTWLTSAAGANTAYRLSEELSALKLNVAHGLDIRSSELDSGGSIIATMEFANCLLGNPIGQCGGLFAGQNGAATASAGPLRTEQDRVRNVIQKINNRSFFIQPPPCSIAADHHPLHQADGTVSDERGTVPLPRTYSLEQNYPNPFNPSTVIRYALPVDSRVTLKVYNVLGQEIVTLVEGEQNAGFKSVEFEAGRLPSGVYFYRVDATGIDHPNETFSRILKMVLLK; encoded by the coding sequence ATGAATTCAAACTATGTGGCATGTCTGACCCTCGTCTGTCTGGGTCTGACCTCCGGAGTCAAATCTTGGTGCCAGCAACCTTTCACGCTGACTACCAGTTCGGTCGGAACAAGCAGCGGCGCTGCGAGCAGCTCATCCTTCAGGAGCTCCTACTCGGTTGGGATTGCCGCAGGAGGCGAGGTGTCTTCGAACACGTTCTGGACTTCAGCCGGTGTGGGCCCGATCGCAAGCCTGCTGGCTTGCCCGGTCTGGTGGATCTGCGGCACCGCGTTCTACGACGCAAACCTCAACGGCGTCCGGGACGACGGAGAATGTGCGATCCCCGGACGCTTGATCACAATTATGGGGCCGAACGACACCCTCAGCCTGACAACCGATGCGACCGGAGGGTTTTGTCACTCCTGCATCACACCTGGAAGGTACACAGTTTGCCAGGCACTTCCTCAGTCCACCGGGACGTGCAGATGGATCACCACGACACCCTGTCGAACCAGGGATGTCACTCAGCCGTGGAAGCCGGTCTTCGGAACCGCCTATTCCTGTATCACGGGAGGGAGGTCGATCGGATACTGGTCGAACAAGCGCGGCAGTGATTCGATCACATCAGACGACCTGGCCGAATTGCGAGCACTCAACCTGAGGAACCCGAACGGATCGGATTTCGATCCGGTGTCCGCGGGCCAGTACCAGACATGGTTGACGAGCGCGGCCGGCGCAAACACCGCGTACAGGCTTTCGGAAGAGCTGTCAGCGCTCAAACTCAATGTTGCTCATGGACTTGATATCCGATCTTCGGAGCTCGACAGCGGTGGCAGTATTATTGCAACGATGGAATTTGCCAACTGCCTGTTGGGCAATCCTATCGGGCAATGCGGCGGTCTCTTCGCCGGCCAGAATGGTGCGGCGACAGCCTCCGCCGGTCCCCTCAGGACCGAGCAGGACCGGGTCAGAAATGTTATTCAAAAGATCAATAACCGGTCGTTCTTCATACAACCTCCACCATGCAGTATTGCAGCCGATCACCACCCTCTGCATCAGGCTGATGGCACCGTCTCCGATGAACGCGGCACCGTCCCTCTGCCGCGCACCTATTCCCTCGAACAAAACTACCCGAATCCTTTCAACCCTTCAACAGTGATTCGGTATGCGTTGCCCGTCGATAGCCGGGTGACACTAAAGGTTTACAACGTGCTCGGACAGGAAATCGTAACACTGGTCGAAGGGGAGCAGAACGCAGGGTTCAAGTCGGTCGAGTTCGAAGCGGGGAGGTTGCCCAGCGGCGTTTACTTCTATAGAGTAGATGCCACGGGGATAGACCATCCAAATGAGACATTTTCAAGAATATTGAAGATGGTATTGCTCAAGTAG